A region from the Triplophysa rosa linkage group LG4, Trosa_1v2, whole genome shotgun sequence genome encodes:
- the LOC130553013 gene encoding LOW QUALITY PROTEIN: uncharacterized protein LOC130553013 (The sequence of the model RefSeq protein was modified relative to this genomic sequence to represent the inferred CDS: substituted 2 bases at 2 genomic stop codons): MEMLTHRELQRAEENFSKAGVFEKRKLKTEIENRKKELRQWTRIAATATAVSKTGVNPKVNGDQAGVKRDLPPPYNVPNLRLNPSAPVGIMAPVFELKGGDVMCEDGRVKITAGTVEGEMSKADKLEEADRIRKMIRVELERDKEKERGHQERLLILEQEFSVNKKEREQKTKKRRNSVDTGDVESVSTEQSNENDVEDDVRSGEEMEQEGRESRGEQGVSGGLMRVVVEGKDLDYWTEGVETQRRTEKLFSRSQEVGLEEKQKATPPTSEGRYSLRQYIRAPSHMGEEKSLVRSRGTVFQQMTDGAHIPVRPNLMCPLLGRGGTQEYKPWSHSDVTAIELKLPAISKGGVRWLTKLSALTCGVELALGDVRTLLGGLVPASKLRAIEQDAGLNDEASEEPLRRHISSLSAALKAHFPTPATAYQNIKFRMKPGETAGVYLNRCEGEWEAQVEEHCDNTPISRALFRAAVLAGTPLAVQKAMADNPDIPVSNDEVWTRHLAHHTDKATDREDYDEKEISKLKNQLLKLQLDVEQAKAKAKKTQTSRDGQMVQQVPMTQTVPNPTTQASTHTFENMAPFHHYPHPVPYQQYHPYRGQSRGGPRGGGYRRGGYTEGSQGCFLCGDSSHWKNECPMNGPPAARGWGPLRGGGNGRGRRPYPNSFPFNPNPNPGGNQVPTQFPVWGLGGEAETHXGGLQRTTRGARAEPLLDIMVNNKPLKALVDTGATYSTVTGTLPGDMLTTNSIEVMGFSGEIEKWPKTKPLSVKVANQHLTHSFLYSTRAPVPLLGRDLLVKLGASILCTPDGIVISFPCGLFHNCSKGGGLISASHGQWMLAATERGEGADIYWVELDNPDTGSNSNGILAVYHLWEEWIKQHLIYIPPKDPFHCTLFYDRTGDLTYEDSFSEIEGHNWTISSPGLLIGREGVVAPIILTLEQSKWYRMSDTAAPHVSLALHPGHEARELGCMTKRLLRLTDWESGPEGVLYSPSEQAYKILAPCHCTGMLTHVWLNRSHGRENTDDDAAIPMIARLPPELWSTGPTDVGHCKVTPITFSLRDYTPIWERQYRNKPEAEQGIASTIAGLVDSGVLTVAKSDWNTPILPVPKPGTDKYRMVHDLRKINALVSTPTLSVPNPYTSLSSLTVRHLFFTCIDLANAFFCIPIADACKPILAFTYRGHQYTYQRLPQGFILSPGIFNHVLRDQLAGCQLPRDTVLIQYVDDLLVAATCREHCLSATEILLSQLYKAGFKVSKEKLQICRPQVTFLGRSVGGQGSGLTCKHREEILNHPKPLTVMDLMSFLGLTGFSRHYIAQYADLTAPLRCMVRDKGMKNGTATLDWSVEAEQSFITLKQSLSMSTQLQCADYSEKYFLDVAESNQTANGVLYQKDRGRRRVLQYVSVLLDPVEQRQPPCARFAAGLAKIITKTSHLVLGHCLVVHTSHSVISFVNSSAFTFSPLRTHRMSTILTAPNINYCHDGVNMADFMSVEGEPHDCAPRTYLASLIRPDLQTKKLEGAMDLFTDGCCYRELDGTLSAGYAVVQASLDGFETRLSEKLSFRQSAQRAELLAVLAALRIAAGQWVNIYSDSAYAVNSILTELPQWQRCNFTTSTGRPIKHAEEAKALCDAVLLPKKVATLKCAGHKMVVRPIDELVYLSPEITLSFLSDTYKTAAPEEKSLWLSKGACLSDTGVWRAPDGRPVLPADLAKTVLLEAHGMAHSSDRDMKRRMEGWWHPFLPHMISEVIKSCEVCQQMNVRPTIKSERGHFPVVSGPGCEIVIDFTDMGYRVQGKQYLLVMVDSYTSWPEAFAVGREDSTSVVKCLINQYISRYGFPRRIRSDNGSHFKNEHLRLVEHSLGLKHSFGAVYHPQSQGKVERMNLTLKNKLAKICADTGLSWLSALPIALMSVRSSINRVTGFTPFELLTGRQFPGPFTGFPICDIPALDPKEHYQKLTCLISYFCPQTRLTLPDPAPCVAQWVRVREFRRKWSGPRWSAPKKVVARTSHCVQLKDKGNTWYHLSSCVACDPPSRSLTNTVLDLAVQVQEGVQEAKQSDAPLTEQITQDKQSLLTHNTTHTETSSQNTQLTFKQGDLFSTPETEPIAHCISADCVLGAGIAQQIRHRYGVHKIQGQRKQPGECAVTIEGERVVFHLVTKLWXSDLPSYTSLESSLECMREEALQLGVKRISMPRIGCGLDKLVFEEVQKILERVFKGKGIEIIIYTL, encoded by the exons ATGGAAATGTTGACCCATCGTGAATTACAGCGGGCAGAAGAAAATTTTTCTAAAGCAGGTGTGTTTGAGAAGAGGAAACTCAAAACAGAGATAGAAAATCGTAAGAAGGAATTACGGCAGTGGACCCGTATAGCCGCTACGGCTACAGCCGTCAGTAAAACAGGGGTAAACCCGAAAGTTAATGGTGATCAAGCAGGTGTAAAACGGGATTTACCTCCCCCTTATAATGTCCCTAACCTGCGACTAAACCCGTCTGCTCCCGTTGGCATAATGGCCCCAGTATTTGAGCTCAAAGGGGGCGATGTGATGTGTGAGGACGGCCGTGTGAAAATTACAGCAGGTACGGTGGAGGGTGAAATGAGTAAGGCTGACAAACTAGAGGAGGCGGACAGAATTAGGAAAATGATAAGAGTAGAACTGGAAAGAGATAAAGAAAAGGAAAGAGGACACCAAGAACGTCTTTTGATATTAGAACAGGAGTTTTCAGTgaataaaaaagagagagaacaaaaaacaaaaaaacgaagGAACAGTGTAGACACCGGAGATGTGGAAAGCGTCTCAACAGAACAGAGCAATGAGAATGATGTAGAGGATGATGTTAGGTCAGGGGAAGAAATGGAACAGGAAGGCAGGGAAAGTAGAGGGGAGCAGGGGGTATCAGGAGGACTGATGAGAGTAGTAGTGGAAGGAAAGGATTTAGATTATTGGACTGAGGGGGTAGAGACACAGAGGAGGACAGAGAAACTATTCAGTAGAAGTCAGGAAGTGGGACTGGAGGAGAAACAGAAAGCAACACCACCAACCAGTGAAGGGCGTTACTCACTCAGGCAATACATCAGAGCTCCCTCCCATATGGGGGAGGAGAAAAGTCTAGTAAGATCAAGAGGCACTGTGTTCCAACAGATGACTGACGGAGCTCACATCCCAGTTAGACCCAATTTAATGTGTCCTTTACTTGGGAGGGGGGGAACTCAAGAGTATAAACCGTGGTCTCATTCTGATGTTACAGCCATTGAATTGAAACTGCCAGCTATCTCTAAGGGAGGGGTCAGGTGGCTGACAAAACTAAGCGCCTTGACATGTGGTGTGGAGCTGGCTTTGGGTGACGTGAGAACACTGTTGGGCGGTCTAGTGCCTGCCTCTAAGTTGAGGGCCATTGAACAGGACGCTGGCCTTAATGATGAAGCCAGTGAGGAGCCCTTAAGGCGCCACATTTCCAGTTTGAGTGCTGCATTAAAGGCCCATTTTCCAACCCCTGCCACTGCCTACCAGAACATTAAGTTTAGAATGAAACCTGGGGAGACGGCTGGTGTCTATTTGAACAGATGTGAGGGGGAATGGGAGGCACAGGTGGAAGAACATTGTGATAATACCCCTATTTCTAGAGCTCTTTTCAGGGCCGCTGTGTTGGCAGGAACTCCCTTGGCCGTCCAGAAAGCAATGGCAGACAACCCAGACATCCCAGTTTCTAATGATGAGGTATGGACTAGACACTTAGCTCATCACACCGATAAGGCAACAGATAGAGAGGACTATGATGAGAAAGAGATAAGTAAGTTGAAGAACCAATTATTGAAACTACAACTCGATGTAGAGCAAGCAAAGGCTAAGGCAAAAAAGACACAGACCAGTAGGGATGGCCAAATGGTCCAACAGGTTCCCATGACCCAGACTGTCCCAAACCCTACAACACAAGcttccacacacacttttgaaaACATGGCACCATTTCATCACTATCCTCACCCAGTCCCTTATCAACAATACCATCCATACAGGGGACAAAGCAGGGGAGGCCCTAGAGGGGGAGGATATAGAAGAGGGGGGTACACTGAGGGATCCCAGGGTTGTTTCTTGTGTGGAGATAGCTCACATTGGAAAAACGAGTGTCCAATGAATGGGCCACCAGCTGCAAGGGGTTGGGGTCCCTTAAGAGGTGGTGGAAATGGTCGGGGCAGGCGACCATACCCAAACTCTTTCCCCTtcaatcctaaccctaacccagGGGGAAATCAGGTGCCCACTCAATTCCCTGTGTGGGGCCTGGGAGGGGAGGCGGAAACACACTGAGGGGGCCTACAGAGAACTACCAGGGGAGCAAGGGCCGAGCCTCTCCTGGACATTATGGTCAATAACAAGCCATTAAAGGCCCTAGTGGATACTGGGGCAACTTACTCCACGGTAACTGGCACATTACCTGGAGATATGTTGACTACCAATAGCATTGAAGTCATGGGGTTCTCTGGGGAAATTGAAAAATGGCCTAAAACAAAACCCCTTTCAGTTAAGGTGGCCAACCAACACCTAACACACAGCTTTCTCTATTCAACCAGAGCACCAGTGCCTCTTCTGGGCAGAGACCTGTTGGTAAAATTGGGGGCGAGTATTTTATGCACTCCTGATGGTATAGTCATCTCCTTCCCTTGTGGCTTATTTCATAATTGTTCAAAGGGCGGGGGCTTGATTTCAGCCTCTCACGGCCAGTGGATGCTGGCAGCCACAGAGAGAGGGGAGGGAGCTGACATATACTGGGTGGAGTTGGATAACCCTGACACTGGCTCCAACTCAAATGGGATCTTAGCAGTGTATCACCTGTGGGAAGAATGGATAAAACAACACCTAATATACATCCCCCCTAAAGATCCATTTCATTGCACATTATTCTATGACAGGACAGGGGATTTGACATATGAAGACAGTTTTTCTGAGATTGAGGGCCATAACTGGACCATTAGCAGCCCAGGGCTATTAATAGGTAGGGAGGGAGTGGTGGCCCCTATTATATTGACCTTAGAGCAGTCTAAGTGGTACAGGATGTCTGATACAGCAGCCCCTCATGTTTCTCTAGCCTTACATCCTGGTCACGAGGCTAGAGAATTAGGTTGCATGACTAAAAGGTTGTTGCGACTCACTGACTGGGAATCAGGTCCTGAGGGGGTGCTGTATTCGCCATCTGAACAGGCATATAAAATCTTGGCCCCTTGTCACTGTACAGGAATGTTGACACATGTATGGCTCAATAGGAGCCATGGCAGGGAGAACACTGATGATGACGCAGCCATCCCTATGATTGCTAGACTACCGCCTGAGTTGTGGTCCACAGGTCCAACGGACGTTGGACATTGTAAGGTAACCCCAATCACCTTTTCCCTGAGAGATTACACCCCTATATGGGAAAGACAGTATAGGAACAAACCTGAGGCAGAGCAGGGCATTGCCTCTACCATTGCTGGCCTGGTGGACTCGGGAGTGTTGACTGTCGCCAAATCCGATTGGAACACACCCATCCTGCCTGTGCCCAAGCCAGGCACCGACAAGTACCGGATGGTACATGACCTACGTAAGATTAACGCGTTGGTATCCACACCAACCCTATCTGTGCCTAACCCATACACTTCTTTGTCCAGTTTGACTGTGCGGCACCTGTTTTTTACGTGTATTGACTTGGCTAATGCTTTCTTTTGTATACCTATTGCAGACGCCTGTAAACCAATTTTGGCGTTCACCTATAGGGGTCACCAGTACACGTACCAGAGGCTGCCGCAGGGCTTCATTCTCTCCCCAGGGATCTTCAACCATGTCCTGAGGGACCAACTGGCCGGCTGCCAGCTACCCCGGGATACTGTGTTAATACAGTATGTTGATGATTTGCTGGTGGCTGCAACCTGTAGGGAGCATTGCCTCTCTGCCACTGAGATTTTGTTGTCACAGCTATACAAGGCAGGGTTCAAGGTTAGTAAAGAAAAACTGCAGATTTGTAGACCACAAGTTACATTTCTGGGACGTTCGGTAGGTGGCCAGGGCAGTGGTCTGACCTGTAAGCACAGAGAAGAAATTTTGAATCACCCAAAACCATTGACGGTCATGGATCTTATGTCATTCCTGGGCCTGACTGGGTTCAGCAGACACTATATTGCCCAGTATGCTGATCTCACGGCTCCTTTAAGATGCATGGTCAGAGATAAGGGTATGAAAAATGGTACAGCAACCCTGGATTGGTCAGTCGAGGCTGAGCAGTCTTTCATCACGTTGAAACAGAGCCTTTCCATGTCAACACAATTGCAGTGTGCAGATTATTCAGAAAAATATTTCCTTGACGTGGCAGAAAGCAATCAGACCGCAAATGGAGTGTTGTATCAGAAAGATAGGGGTCGGCGGCGAGTGTTGCAGTATGTCAGCGTACTACTCGACCCTGTTGAACAGCGTCAGCCTCCATGTGCTAGGTTTGCAGCTGGACTAGCCAAAATCATTACCAAAACATCCCATCTCGTGTTAGGGCACTGTCTGGTAGTTCACACATCACATTCCGTCATATCATTTGTTAATTCATCTGCCTTCACATTTTCTCCATTGCGAACGCACAGAATGTCCACCATTTTGACTGCACCAAACATTAACTATTGTCATGACGGGGTGAACATGGCCGACTTTATGTCTGTGGAAGGCGAGCCCCATGACTGTGCACCCCGTACCTATTTGGCGTCACTAATTCGACCTGATCTCCAAACCAAAAAATTGGAGGGAGCTATGGACCTTTTTACTGATGGTTGCTGTTATAGGGAACTAGATGGGACACTGAGCGCTGGGTATGCCGTGGTACAGGCATCCCTGGACGGTTTTGAAACCAGACTCTCAGAGAAACTTTCGTTCAGACAATCTGCGCAACGCGCTGAATTATTGGCTGTTCTAGCTGCATTACGCATTGCTGCTGGTCAATGGGTCAACATTTACTCAGATTCCGCCTACGCCGTAAATAGCATCTTGACTGAGCTGCCACAGTGGCAGAGATGTAACTTCACTACCTCAACCGGTCGACCGATTAAGCATGCGGAAGAAGCCAAGGCCTTGTGCGACGCTGTGTTATTGCCTAAGAAAGTGGCCACTCTTAAATGTGCTGGACATAAA ATGGTAGTCAGACCTATTGACGAACTTGTCTATCTTTCACCTGAAATAACTTTGTCATTTCTTTCAGACACTTATAAGACGGCGGCCCCTGAAGAGAAGTCCCTGTGGCTGAGTAAGGGTGCCTGTCTTTCTGACACGGGTGTGTGGCGAGCACCTGATGGCCGTCCTGTCCTGCCAGCGGACCTGGCAAAGACAGTTCTATTGGAAGCCCATGGGATGGCTCACAGCAGTGACCGAGACATGAAACGCCGTATGGAGGGTTGGTGGCATCCATTCCTGCCCCATATGATCTCAGAGGTAATCAAGTCCTGTGAAGTATGTCAGCAAATGAATGTCAGGCCCACCATTAAATCTGAGCGAGGGCATTTCCCAGTTGTTTCTGGTCCTGGCTGTGAAATAGTGATTGACTTCACTGACATGGGCTATCGGGTACAAGGCAAACAGTACCTTCTCGTCATGGTGGACAGTTACACTTCCTGGCCAGAAGCTTTTGCCGTTGGGAGGGAAGACAGTACCTCCGTTGTTAAATGCTTGATCAATCAATACATCTCAAGATATGGTTTTCCCCGTAGGATCCGTTCAGATAATGGCTCCCatttcaaaaatgaacatttgaggTTGGTTGAGCATTCCCTTGGCCTGAAACATTCCTTTGGGGCCGTTTACCATCCCCAAAGCCAGGGAAAGGTTGAACGGATGAACTTAACACTTAAGAACAAGCTTGCGAAAATTTGTGCTGATACAGGCCTATCCTGGTTGTCTGCTTTGCCAATCGCTTTGATGTCTGTACGTTCCTCAATTAACAGGGTCACTGGATTCACCCCATTTGAGCTGTTAACTGGCCGCCAATTTCCGGGTCCCTTTACAGGTTTTCCTATTTGTGACATCCCTGCCTTGGACCCTAAGGAACATTACCAAAAACTGACATGCTTGATAAGTTATTTTTGTCCCCAGACACGCCTGACCCTGCCGGATCCAGCACCTTGTGTAGCCCAGTGGGTTCGTGTACGTGAGTTCAGAAGGAAGTGGTCTGGCCCCCGTTGGTCAGCCCCTAAAAAGGTGGTAGCCCGTACCTCTCATTGTGTCCAATTGAAAGACAAAGGCAACACCTGGTATCATCTCTCAAGTTGTGTTGCTTGTGACCCTCCATCTCGTAGCCTGACCAACACTGTGTTGGACCTTGCTGTGCAGGTCCAAGAGGGGGTACAGGAAGCTAAACAATCAGACGCTCCACTAACAGAGCAGATAACACAAGATAAACAATCCCTTTtgacacacaacaccacacacacagagacttcctcacaaaacacacaactgaCGTTTAAACAGGGTGATTTGTTTTCAACACCAGAAACAGAACCCATTGCACACTGTATCAGTGCTGACTGTGTTCTTGGAGCAGGGATAGCACAACAGATCAGACATCGATACGGGGTACATAAGATACAGGGGCAAAGAAAACAACCAGGAGAGTGTGCTGTCACCATAGAAGGAGAAAGGGTGGTGTTCCATTTGGTAACTAAATTGTGGTGATCAGACTTACCGTCTTATACCTCTCTAGAGAGTAGTCTGGAGTGCATGAGGGAAGAAGCTCTCCAATTAGGGGTAAAAAGGATCTCCATGCCCAGGATTGGGTGTGGACTGGACAAATTGGTGTTTGAAGAGGTACAGAAGATCCTAGAGAGGGTTTTCAAGGGAAAAGGGATTGAAATAATCATTTATACCCTGTGA